In Chanodichthys erythropterus isolate Z2021 chromosome 20, ASM2448905v1, whole genome shotgun sequence, the genomic stretch TTGAGGGGCTTAAATGGTTTTTGGGATGTCTGGATCAGGGACAGCTCCAGGAAAGTGAAGCTGCCAGATGTGATCATGGACATTTTTTGTTGAGAAGCAGAGCTTGTGTTTTTTATTGCCATCTTTCGTGATGGGGCAGCGACTCAGTGATGATTCTGACGAGAAAGAAATTGATGTTGCAGAACTGCAGGAGTGGTATAAAAAGTTTGTGGTGGAATGTCCGAGCGGAACCCTCTTCATGCACGAGTTCAAGAGCTTCTTCGGTGTAACGGAAAACCCAGAAGCGGCAGATTACATAGAAAACATGTTCCGTGCTTTTGATAAAAATGGGGTAAGTGATTCAATTTCAGTTAACTTACAAAAAGTAGGCATAAACAAACACTCTCTAGAGGAGACTGTGTAGAAAATACTTGACACtcaaaaacaacataatataattatataatatactgtatattcctGTGGCATATGTAATCTATACTTCTTAGAATTCTCAGAATTTGTGACAGTTCAATCCTattttctctttcatttttttcatagGACAACACTATTGATTTTCTGGAATATGTTGCAGCCTTGAATCTAGTGCTGCGAGGAAAGTTGGAGCACAAACTGAAATggacttttaaaatgtatgacAAAGATGGCAGTGGCTGCATCGACAAAACGGAGCTCAAGGAGATTGTGGAGGTAATCATCCCTTGTGTCCTTTTCCGATTGTCAATCAGACCGACTTAAACATAGGTTAAGATTACAATTCTTCAGTGGTTTACATAAGAAAAAAGCATTTGCATACAATTTCATGTCTGGTTTCACCTTGACATTTAAACTTACAAGTGAGATGTTTACAGGGGATTAATCCATAGGTCCTCTGTGATAGCAGGACATTTGTGTGCTGAGATGCTATAATAGTTTTTAGTACCACTGTAAAGAAGACATATATGCTTTTATGATTAAAATATGCatctttactttacttttataGTCAATCTACCGACTAAAGAAAGCCTGCCATGGTGAACTTGATGAAGAGTGTAACCTATTGACCCCAGATCAGGTGGTGGACCGAATATTTGAGCTAGTGGATGAGAATGGAGATGGTAACACCTACTATGATTCAATATTTTTCTAGACAGGCTAGCCAAACACTAgtcttttttcttcattttatatatatatatatatatatttatatatatatttagaattcattgatgttaataattaattaagcTGTGGGAGAAAGTCGAG encodes the following:
- the guca1b gene encoding guanylyl cyclase-activating protein 2 isoform X1 gives rise to the protein MGQRLSDDSDEKEIDVAELQEWYKKFVVECPSGTLFMHEFKSFFGVTENPEAADYIENMFRAFDKNGDNTIDFLEYVAALNLVLRGKLEHKLKWTFKMYDKDGSGCIDKTELKEIVESIYRLKKACHGELDEECNLLTPDQVVDRIFELVDENGDGELSLDEFIDGARRDKWVMKMLQMDVNPGEWINEQRRRSANF
- the guca1b gene encoding guanylyl cyclase-activating protein 2 isoform X2, which produces MSNREWYKKFVVECPSGTLFMHEFKSFFGVTENPEAADYIENMFRAFDKNGDNTIDFLEYVAALNLVLRGKLEHKLKWTFKMYDKDGSGCIDKTELKEIVESIYRLKKACHGELDEECNLLTPDQVVDRIFELVDENGDGELSLDEFIDGARRDKWVMKMLQMDVNPGEWINEQRRRSANF